TGTGGCCAACATCTGTTATGTGCTGGCCAAGCGCTATGGCCTGAGTTATCGCGAAGCCGAGTTGGTGCGACTGGCGTCGCCACTGCACGATGTGGGCAATGTGGGCATTCCCGATGCCATTTTGAACAAACCCAATAAGCTTGCGGACGAAGAGTGGGAGGTGATGAAATCTCACACTCAAAAAGGCTATCAGATCTTGCGCGATTCACGCCGTGAAATCGTCAATGCCGGCGCTATGATCGCCCGTGACCACCACGAGCGCTGGGATGGCAGCGGCTACCCAAGCGGTAAAAAAGGCGAAGAAATCCATATTTTTGGTCGTATTGCCGCGATTGCGGATGTGTACGACTCAATGCGTCACGAGCGCTGTTACCGTCCTGCTTATAATCTGGAAGAAGTAGTAGCAGAAATTAACAGCCAAAAGGGCAAGCATTTTGACCCCAAACTGGTTGATGTGTTTAATGACGCAATTGATGAGCTGGAGCAGATCCTGGCTCGCCTGGAAGATTAATTTAATCGTTTATTTAATAAGGGGCAATTTTGGACTACATGGCACTTAAACACACGCATGTGATGTTTGCAGTTTTGAGTATTATTTTGTTTTACACCCGGGCAATCTCGCGCCTGGCCAGTGGCAAGCTGGCTGCCAACAAAGGGGTGTTCATCGCCAGCCACAGTATTGATACTGTACTGCTGATCTCAGCAGTGTCACTGGCGGTAATGGCCAGTCTTAATCCGGCGCAGCAGCCCTGGTTGATGGAAAAAATAATCCTGGTTATCGCTTAC
The Pseudoalteromonas viridis DNA segment above includes these coding regions:
- a CDS encoding SirB2 family protein — encoded protein: MDYMALKHTHVMFAVLSIILFYTRAISRLASGKLAANKGVFIASHSIDTVLLISAVSLAVMASLNPAQQPWLMEKIILVIAYIALGFVIAKSTTKAKQVGALVLATLTLLAVGYLASAKNALIL